Genomic DNA from Methylocystis sp. MJC1:
GGCGCCAGAGCGTATCGCTCGACAAGACACGGGAAGCCGGTGACTGGAACGATCTCTCGATCGATATCCAAACGGCGCCAAGGGGCGGCGGGCGTGGTGAGATCGTGCTGTCCAAGCCGACCCAGGAGGGCGTGCGCCGCGAAATTCTGGCGCGCTTCAACGGCACCCCAATGCGGATCGTCAACCGATCGATGCACAATGCGCTCGGCCCCTATGGTCTCGCCGTCGGCGCGGGCCCCGGGGACATGCGCTGCGCCTTCGCCTGGCAATGGGTCGACAATCTGCAAGCGGCCGCCCGCGGCGAGAAAGGCGTGAGCTTCTTCAATAATGGCGAGATGGCGGCTTCGATTCGCATGCGCCTGTGCCGGCGCGGCGTGACGGCGGACGAGCTTGCCCAATGGTACGATCAGCTCCGCGTCTCCCAGGACAATCTGGCGCGGGTTGCCGACGCCATGCGCCAAAATACGGAGGGGCGGAGCGCGGCCGCCGTCGCCTCAGGCCCGCTCGGCCCTGTGGTGACGGGGCAATCGAGCGGCGGCCAATTGGCGTCGGCGGATCTGCTCGAATCGACGCTCGTCGGTGGCGGGACGGATGCTTCCGCCTCTCGGCGCGCGACGAGCCGCCGCCCCGCCGTTCGCCAGGCGGCTCACCGGATCGCGCCCACGGCGAGAGAAGATCAGGCGCCCGACTCTCTGGTTCCGGCAACGCCTGCAGACGGGCGGCGCTATCTCGGCCCAGTCTCAGAGACGGGCGGCTCGGGCTCTCAATATGCCGCGAGCGTCCCTGCTACTCCCGGGGGCGCGACATTTGAAGGACTGCCGGCCCGGGCCTACCGCGGGCCAACTGCGCCGCGCGCGATCGCGCCGAGATAAGAATCTCGGAGCGCATTCTTCTCGCAGCGGATGGGGTCTAACGCTGCGCGCAGCAGCAAGCGCTCATATTTCAGGCCTTGACAGTCCCGGCCCGCGCCTCGATGTTGCCGAACAATTCGTTCGGCATATCGAACGCGAGGATCGTTTTGAATCAATCTGAGCAGGCGCAAGGCGCTGACGGCGCGCCGCCGGTCTTGTCCCCTTGCGCAAATGGGGCGAACGGCAAGCCGCATGGCAAAAGCGTCGTTTTCCCTCTGGATCAGTCGCTCGTCACCGACGGCGGCCGCAACATTGCGCCGCTCGCCATCGGCTACGAGACCTTTGGCGAATTGAACGCCGACCGCAGCAACGCCATCCTGCTCTGCCATGCGCTCACCGGCGACCAATATGCGGCGGACGTTCATCCCGTAACAGGCAAGCCCGGCTGGTGGGACGCCTTGGTCGGCCCTGGCAAGCCCTTCGACACCGAGCGATATTTCATCATCTGCTCCAAT
This window encodes:
- the bcsN gene encoding cellulose biosynthesis protein BcsN — its product is MSHSFRLRPLSAALCAALAFALAACGQSQPERGFASDPNAAVTGQFVAGQTLSAPISARDLKAETASFSVLAMPAEAVRNGRVTEKQFINGWRQSVSLDKTREAGDWNDLSIDIQTAPRGGGRGEIVLSKPTQEGVRREILARFNGTPMRIVNRSMHNALGPYGLAVGAGPGDMRCAFAWQWVDNLQAAARGEKGVSFFNNGEMAASIRMRLCRRGVTADELAQWYDQLRVSQDNLARVADAMRQNTEGRSAAAVASGPLGPVVTGQSSGGQLASADLLESTLVGGGTDASASRRATSRRPAVRQAAHRIAPTAREDQAPDSLVPATPADGRRYLGPVSETGGSGSQYAASVPATPGGATFEGLPARAYRGPTAPRAIAPR